Proteins encoded within one genomic window of Companilactobacillus zhachilii:
- a CDS encoding NAD(P)H-binding protein, whose amino-acid sequence MANVLIIGATSLMGQTAAKFFLDKTDDNITLMARYTDLLTIDEKRERVFQGDIIDENILDDAMKGIDVVIVSLDSNEERLIQKIIDAMDKYGVKRFLFLTSMGLCNEVPVTNGASGNLTDEKILAPYKQVVGVIEASDLNYTIIRPTWLDDGKDVDNYEVIASGKQAETDEVSRGSVADLIVRLAHNDKLGAHDSLAISRKA is encoded by the coding sequence ATGGCAAATGTATTGATTATTGGTGCAACGAGTTTAATGGGACAAACTGCAGCGAAATTCTTTTTGGACAAAACTGATGATAATATTACTTTGATGGCACGGTACACTGATCTTTTAACAATTGATGAAAAGCGCGAACGTGTATTTCAAGGAGACATTATTGATGAGAATATTTTGGATGATGCGATGAAGGGTATCGATGTGGTAATTGTTTCACTCGATAGTAATGAGGAACGCTTGATCCAAAAGATTATTGATGCGATGGATAAGTATGGTGTAAAACGTTTCTTATTCTTAACATCAATGGGACTTTGCAACGAAGTACCAGTAACAAATGGTGCATCAGGTAATTTAACTGATGAAAAGATATTAGCACCATATAAGCAAGTAGTTGGTGTAATTGAGGCTTCTGATTTAAATTACACAATTATACGTCCTACTTGGTTAGATGATGGTAAAGATGTTGATAACTATGAGGTTATTGCTAGCGGTAAACAGGCAGAAACCGACGAAGTTTCTCGTGGTAGTGTGGCTGACTTAATTGTTCGTTTGGCACATAATGATAAATTAGGTGCTCACGATAGTTTAGCTATTAGTCGTAAAGCTTAA
- a CDS encoding PTS fructose transporter subunit IIB produces MTKQMIAVTACITGIAHTYMAKANLEKFAKKAGYEIKVETQGAMGVENRLNTDEIKNADVVVFAVDTTVVERERFEGKKIYEVGTSEVVKDGEKVVNEAIAEAVV; encoded by the coding sequence ATGACTAAACAAATGATTGCGGTTACGGCATGTATTACAGGTATTGCACACACGTATATGGCAAAGGCAAATCTAGAGAAATTTGCTAAAAAAGCAGGGTATGAAATCAAAGTTGAAACTCAAGGTGCTATGGGCGTGGAAAATCGTTTAAATACAGATGAAATTAAGAATGCTGATGTTGTTGTTTTTGCAGTAGATACTACTGTTGTAGAAAGAGAACGTTTTGAAGGTAAGAAGATTTATGAGGTAGGAACGTCCGAGGTTGTTAAGGACGGTGAAAAAGTTGTTAATGAGGCTATTGCAGAAGCGGTTGTTTAA
- a CDS encoding BglG family transcription antiterminator — MLVDNNLLNYHLVQFIKNRKSVHYGDIENHFDISRKTILKHLDEIEILAKECDVDLVRKPNVGIYFQGNVDDLLTQLNQQQRKGLIPENKQERVRYITTRLLMSNNPFTIQSMAEELFVSRTTLESDIKNVRKYLEEQNIKIYSNQQGIYLKVDESSRRKNISKLLQDFWNQTTYVEKRGEKLSRHIQLNGDFYQLFNYQDITQVIKCVNEFEDASKLILTDYEYESLIIHLTIALQRIRNNKFLNNNQESNAALEKNTILLINKIEKTFQINIPVLEKQYLNIHVLAIEGKEIGEQGFNDDFENFLKEHLTKSLSYDKELISGLILHLRPALSRSNYGLGIRNPYTKQIKKVYPEAFEQAMQLCLAIRDKYSIELNEDETAYVALHIQSFIERRSAKGQIQAVIVCSTGLGTSRFLEQQLKTKVTHHIEVISVMSVSEFLKSNINVDIIISTIPIKNTSIPVILVSPFLTNQDIETLDLNISVIEKKKIQSRDFLDLIDTNLISFVETKCTRKGALKIITDRLKDEKYASAGVLKSAEKRESISTTSFGSIATPHCDPRYVLTPNISILIALMELNGERKKLK, encoded by the coding sequence ATGTTAGTGGATAATAACTTGTTGAACTACCATCTGGTTCAGTTTATCAAGAATCGTAAATCAGTACATTACGGTGATATTGAAAATCACTTCGATATTTCAAGGAAAACAATTTTAAAACATCTAGATGAAATTGAAATTTTAGCAAAGGAGTGTGATGTGGACCTTGTTCGGAAACCCAATGTTGGAATTTATTTTCAAGGTAATGTTGATGATTTATTGACTCAGTTAAACCAACAACAAAGGAAAGGATTGATACCTGAAAATAAGCAGGAAAGAGTTCGGTATATTACAACTAGGTTATTGATGTCGAATAATCCTTTTACCATTCAATCAATGGCTGAAGAATTGTTTGTTAGTCGAACAACGCTGGAATCTGATATTAAAAATGTTCGCAAATATCTTGAAGAACAAAATATCAAAATTTATAGCAATCAGCAAGGAATTTATCTTAAAGTAGATGAAAGTTCTAGACGGAAAAATATTTCTAAATTGCTTCAAGATTTTTGGAATCAAACGACATATGTTGAAAAACGTGGAGAAAAATTATCAAGGCATATTCAACTAAATGGAGATTTTTATCAATTATTTAATTATCAAGATATTACTCAAGTTATTAAGTGTGTTAATGAATTCGAAGATGCTAGCAAGTTAATATTAACAGACTATGAGTATGAATCATTGATCATACATTTAACGATTGCATTACAAAGAATAAGAAATAATAAGTTTTTAAATAATAATCAAGAATCAAATGCCGCATTAGAAAAAAACACAATTTTATTAATTAATAAAATTGAAAAGACCTTCCAAATAAATATACCTGTATTAGAAAAACAGTATTTAAATATTCATGTTTTAGCAATCGAAGGTAAAGAAATTGGGGAGCAAGGGTTTAATGATGATTTTGAAAACTTTTTAAAGGAGCATCTAACTAAAAGCCTTTCTTACGATAAAGAATTAATTTCTGGATTAATCTTGCATCTACGACCAGCATTAAGCAGATCCAATTATGGACTGGGTATCCGTAATCCATATACTAAACAAATTAAGAAAGTTTATCCAGAAGCTTTCGAACAGGCAATGCAATTGTGTTTAGCAATAAGGGACAAATATAGTATTGAGTTGAATGAAGATGAAACAGCATATGTAGCACTTCATATTCAATCATTTATCGAAAGAAGAAGTGCTAAGGGACAAATACAAGCGGTAATTGTTTGTAGCACAGGCCTTGGAACCTCCCGATTTTTGGAGCAGCAATTAAAAACAAAAGTTACTCATCATATCGAAGTAATTTCAGTTATGTCTGTTTCAGAATTTTTAAAATCAAATATTAACGTTGATATTATTATTAGTACGATTCCAATCAAAAATACTAGTATTCCTGTGATTTTGGTAAGTCCTTTTTTAACTAATCAAGATATTGAAACATTAGATTTGAATATTTCTGTGATTGAAAAAAAGAAAATACAAAGTCGCGATTTTTTAGATTTGATAGATACGAATTTAATAAGTTTTGTAGAAACTAAATGTACACGTAAAGGAGCCTTAAAAATAATCACAGATAGGTTGAAAGATGAAAAATATGCATCAGCAGGAGTTTTGAAATCGGCGGAAAAAAGAGAAAGTATTTCTACAACATCATTTGGAAGTATTGCAACACCTCATTGTGATCCGAGGTATGTTTTAACTCCCAATATATCGATATTAATAGCCCTAATGGAGTTGAATGGGGAAAGGAAAAAGTTAAAGTAG
- a CDS encoding GNAT family N-acetyltransferase — protein sequence MIKIRQATENDASELLDIYAPYVTDTTITFEDVIPTIEDFKQRIRDISAKFPYLVAIDENNKILGYAYAHSYKLRAAYEWTVEVSIYIDQNYKGHGLGTKLYQHLERVLKQQGVVNLMACITQENAASIRFHKKLGYQEAGVFHKVGFKFNRWLDITWMEKSLNPHVEKMQKLIPYK from the coding sequence ATGATTAAAATTAGACAAGCGACAGAGAATGATGCGTCAGAATTATTAGATATTTATGCTCCATACGTCACTGATACAACAATTACTTTTGAAGATGTTATTCCTACAATAGAAGACTTTAAGCAACGGATACGGGATATTTCTGCAAAATTTCCATACTTAGTTGCAATCGATGAGAATAATAAAATTTTAGGTTATGCTTATGCCCATTCCTATAAACTTAGGGCAGCTTATGAATGGACTGTTGAGGTTAGTATTTATATTGACCAAAATTATAAGGGACATGGCTTAGGAACTAAGTTATATCAGCATTTAGAACGAGTGTTAAAGCAACAAGGAGTCGTCAATTTGATGGCCTGTATCACCCAAGAGAATGCTGCCAGTATTAGATTTCACAAAAAGCTTGGTTATCAAGAAGCTGGAGTTTTCCACAAAGTTGGTTTTAAATTTAATCGTTGGTTGGACATAACTTGGATGGAAAAATCGTTGAATCCACATGTGGAAAAGATGCAAAAACTAATTCCATATAAATAA
- a CDS encoding PTS sugar transporter subunit IIA, which translates to MQTTNLVNEKNVILHLKAKNQRDAVVEIVKILVRNGYVKDESEFVRDVLDREKFTTTGIGNGIAIPHGKSKGVIQSTVIFARSDYGIDWNSLDDKPVYNIFLMAINSNDEADVHLHQLARLSEKMMDDNFVKAFEAGNNVPDLVKILNGEKDKA; encoded by the coding sequence TTGCAAACGACTAATTTAGTTAATGAAAAAAATGTGATATTACATTTAAAAGCTAAAAATCAACGTGATGCGGTTGTCGAAATTGTAAAAATCCTAGTAAGAAATGGATATGTTAAAGATGAATCTGAATTTGTTAGAGATGTTCTGGACAGAGAAAAATTTACGACAACCGGTATTGGAAATGGAATCGCTATTCCGCATGGTAAAAGCAAAGGTGTAATTCAATCTACAGTTATTTTTGCTCGTAGTGATTATGGCATAGATTGGAATTCTTTAGATGATAAGCCAGTTTACAATATTTTTCTTATGGCAATTAATTCGAACGATGAAGCAGATGTTCATTTACATCAATTAGCAAGATTATCTGAGAAAATGATGGATGATAATTTTGTAAAGGCCTTTGAGGCAGGAAATAATGTTCCAGATTTAGTGAAGATTTTAAATGGAGAAAAAGATAAAGCGTAA
- a CDS encoding aldo/keto reductase, giving the protein MTKLTDTFDIYNGVKIPKVAFGTWQIPANQARKAVNDAIETGYRHIDTALVYGNEVEVGQGIKDSGVKRENLFVTSKLPAETKSYKGALADFETTMKNLDLDYLDLYLVHAPWPWGEIGANYDKENLEVWRAMEEIYKSGRVKAVGVSNFNVHDLQNVMKTATIKPMVDQIQYYIGFTEPKITEFAKKNDILVEAYSPLATGGLINNKDVLKIAEKYNVSVPQLAIQFVIQNGVLPLPKAVHKEHIVANTKLDFEISAEDMKMLNTMPDTAPSHFHNPTQG; this is encoded by the coding sequence ATGACAAAATTAACTGATACATTTGATATTTATAATGGTGTAAAAATTCCTAAAGTAGCATTTGGTACTTGGCAAATTCCTGCTAATCAAGCAAGAAAAGCTGTGAATGATGCGATTGAAACTGGCTACAGACATATTGATACAGCTCTTGTTTATGGTAATGAAGTTGAAGTCGGTCAAGGTATCAAGGATTCTGGAGTTAAGCGTGAGAACTTATTTGTAACTTCTAAATTGCCTGCTGAAACTAAATCCTACAAGGGTGCACTAGCAGATTTTGAGACAACCATGAAGAACTTGGATCTCGATTATTTGGATCTTTATTTGGTTCATGCTCCATGGCCATGGGGTGAAATTGGTGCTAACTATGACAAGGAAAACCTTGAAGTATGGCGCGCTATGGAAGAAATTTATAAATCTGGTCGCGTAAAAGCTGTTGGTGTTTCAAACTTTAATGTACATGATCTTCAAAATGTTATGAAGACAGCTACTATTAAACCAATGGTTGACCAAATTCAATACTACATTGGTTTCACGGAACCTAAGATTACTGAATTTGCCAAAAAGAATGATATTTTGGTTGAGGCATATTCACCACTTGCTACTGGTGGATTGATTAATAATAAGGATGTTTTGAAGATTGCTGAGAAATACAATGTCAGCGTGCCACAACTAGCTATTCAATTTGTTATTCAAAATGGTGTCTTGCCTTTACCTAAGGCTGTTCATAAGGAACATATCGTTGCTAATACTAAGTTAGACTTTGAAATTAGTGCTGAAGATATGAAGATGTTGAATACTATGCCTGATACAGCACCATCACATTTCCACAATCCTACACAAGGATAA
- a CDS encoding sugar O-acetyltransferase: protein MNIEEDSSYQQMINGELYLESKDLAALRDDVRVKLMEYNRIANNDERNSKIKSLMKSVGDRFFVEPTIYFSYGVNITIGNHFYANHDVMICDEGKITIGNDVKFGPKVGLYTPQHPLDPSVRRTEAETVAPITIGNDVWVGGGASILPGVTLGNNVVVGAGSVVTHSFPDNVIVVGNPARVLRENKPKN, encoded by the coding sequence ATGAATATTGAAGAAGATTCATCGTACCAGCAAATGATCAATGGGGAGTTATACCTAGAGTCAAAAGACTTGGCTGCTTTACGTGATGACGTTCGGGTTAAATTAATGGAATACAACCGAATCGCCAACAATGACGAACGTAACAGCAAGATCAAAAGTTTGATGAAATCAGTCGGCGATAGATTCTTTGTTGAACCAACGATTTACTTTAGTTACGGAGTCAACATAACTATTGGTAACCATTTCTATGCTAACCACGATGTAATGATCTGTGACGAAGGTAAAATCACTATCGGTAATGATGTAAAGTTCGGCCCAAAAGTCGGTCTCTACACTCCACAACATCCCTTAGACCCATCGGTTCGTAGAACTGAGGCCGAAACTGTTGCTCCAATTACAATTGGTAACGATGTTTGGGTCGGTGGCGGTGCAAGTATCCTTCCTGGCGTTACTTTAGGAAATAACGTCGTCGTTGGTGCCGGATCTGTTGTAACACATTCATTCCCTGACAATGTGATTGTTGTCGGAAATCCTGCTCGTGTCTTAAGAGAAAATAAACCTAAAAACTAA
- a CDS encoding PTS fructose transporter subunit IIC — MAQGSVKKFGKELSQHFMTGVSYMIPIVTAGGLLTSFAVIFGGTGVWNQTSNIWGNMRMIGTTALGLIVPIIAAYISYSIADKPGLAPAFICGMVANTLHTGFLGGMLVGVLTGYLVQWMKKIPISPRIMALKTIIIIPVFSSLIIGFLMIYVVGTPIAVMTQGLTDWLTGMKGSNAAILGVIIGAMMAVDMGGPINKIANTFGLACFASGVYGPSTAMLMAISIPPLGMFLATIIGKKYYTKEEIENGRSALIMGIIGITEGTIPFAVADPLTVIPSIVVGSSVTCGLNAFFGVTQKTALSTVMAIPFTSNPLIYIACILVGVVITAFMVNFLKSLKAKKKATKDVAAAVDQEMVGEGVTE; from the coding sequence ATGGCACAAGGTTCCGTAAAGAAGTTTGGTAAAGAGTTGAGTCAGCACTTTATGACGGGTGTTTCATATATGATTCCTATTGTTACAGCCGGTGGTCTTTTAACATCTTTTGCTGTTATTTTTGGTGGTACTGGAGTATGGAATCAAACTTCAAATATTTGGGGAAATATGAGAATGATTGGTACAACGGCATTAGGTTTGATTGTTCCAATCATCGCCGCCTATATTAGTTATTCAATTGCGGATAAACCGGGATTAGCACCAGCCTTTATTTGTGGTATGGTTGCAAATACCTTACATACTGGATTTTTAGGTGGCATGTTAGTCGGAGTTTTAACAGGGTACTTAGTACAGTGGATGAAAAAAATTCCCATATCACCAAGAATCATGGCATTAAAAACTATTATTATTATTCCTGTATTTTCTAGTTTGATTATTGGCTTTTTAATGATTTATGTTGTTGGTACTCCTATTGCTGTCATGACACAGGGCTTGACAGACTGGTTGACTGGTATGAAGGGAAGCAATGCTGCTATTTTGGGAGTCATTATTGGAGCCATGATGGCAGTAGATATGGGAGGCCCTATTAATAAGATTGCTAATACATTCGGATTAGCGTGTTTTGCCTCTGGAGTTTATGGTCCAAGTACAGCTATGTTAATGGCTATTTCTATTCCGCCATTGGGAATGTTTTTAGCAACAATTATTGGGAAAAAATACTATACAAAAGAGGAAATTGAAAACGGTCGTTCAGCTCTGATTATGGGTATTATTGGTATTACCGAAGGTACAATCCCATTTGCGGTTGCTGATCCATTAACTGTTATTCCATCGATTGTCGTTGGTTCATCAGTGACATGCGGTTTAAATGCATTCTTTGGTGTAACTCAAAAGACGGCATTATCAACGGTAATGGCTATTCCATTTACATCTAATCCATTAATTTATATTGCATGTATTCTTGTAGGTGTCGTAATAACAGCCTTTATGGTTAATTTCTTGAAATCACTAAAGGCTAAAAAGAAAGCTACAAAAGATGTAGCCGCTGCAGTGGATCAAGAAATGGTAGGAGAAGGAGTTACAGAATGA